From Halodesulfovibrio aestuarii DSM 17919 = ATCC 29578, the proteins below share one genomic window:
- the pyrE gene encoding orotate phosphoribosyltransferase codes for MADLKQRLAKLLYEKSYKEGNFTLASGKKSDYYFDCRQTALHPEGAWLIGNLFYELICGLENAAEVKGVGGMTLGADPLVSSTSVISYEKGGHLPALIVRKQPKGHGTGQGVEGLANFAEGDVVVMLEDVVTTGGSVITAIERIEASGLKVSCVCAVLDRDEGGREALAERGYKLVSIFDRKELVALATN; via the coding sequence ATGGCAGATCTTAAACAACGTCTTGCAAAACTTCTGTATGAGAAGTCTTATAAAGAAGGAAACTTCACTCTCGCCTCTGGGAAAAAGAGTGATTACTACTTCGACTGCCGTCAGACCGCTCTGCACCCTGAAGGTGCTTGGTTGATTGGTAACCTGTTTTATGAACTGATTTGCGGCCTTGAGAATGCTGCGGAAGTAAAAGGCGTGGGCGGGATGACCCTTGGTGCAGACCCCCTTGTAAGTTCTACTTCTGTTATTTCTTATGAAAAGGGCGGGCACCTTCCTGCACTCATCGTGCGTAAACAACCTAAAGGTCATGGTACCGGACAGGGTGTAGAAGGACTTGCAAACTTTGCAGAGGGCGACGTGGTTGTTATGCTTGAAGACGTGGTAACCACTGGCGGGTCTGTAATTACTGCAATTGAACGCATTGAAGCTTCCGGCCTCAAAGTGTCTTGCGTATGTGCAGTGCTTGACCGCGATGAAGGTGGACGAGAAGCACTTGCAGAGCGTGGATACAAACTTGTATCTATCTTTGATCGTAAAGAACTTGTAGCGCTTGCTACAAACTAG